In Sparus aurata chromosome 3, fSpaAur1.1, whole genome shotgun sequence, the following are encoded in one genomic region:
- the LOC115578484 gene encoding uncharacterized protein LOC115578484 isoform X2, which produces MLRFLCCCCFSGGNSDTERQPLLQPRLSDLDGAGSARQTRPAHSAQTVKRIGRLVMRRVCVPELDQRFCDMAETFNEQQERYESMVRHIRNLRQICGCNHNDSLALAECLGRIREEHEAKYRISLKIKGYDFSLDVVPVGFGGGSEEEPMPPHLRLAQDELKGTSESAKATISKGTTLQEMIGWLLRSKDPMAEQVKGAVATYQERGRLNENLEENMKEARRAKELSLGYRQQAGAVLTEAAEIAGASL; this is translated from the exons ATGCTCcgttttctctgctgctgctgcttctcagGTGGAAACTCCGACACCGAG AGGCAGCCTCTCCTGCAGCCCAGACTGTCAGACCTGGATGGAGCTGGATCAGCCAGGCAGACCCGGCCGGCACACAGTG CACAGACCGTGAAGCGTATCGGCAGGCTGGTGATGAGGCGAGTCTGTGTGCCAGAGCTGGACCAGAGGTTTTGTGACATGGCTGAGACCTTCAATGAACAGCAGGAGCGCTATGAGTCCATGGTCCGACACATCAGAAACCTGCGACAGATCTGCGGCTGCAACCACAATGACAGCTTAGCTTTGGCTGAATGTCTGGGGAGGATCAGAGAGGAGCATG AGGCCAAGTACAGGATCTCCCTCAAGATTAAGGGCTACGACTTCTCCCTCGATGTGGTTCCTGTAGGGTTTGGTGGGGGAAGTGAAGAGGAACCGATGCCTCCACATCTGCGACTGGCTCAGGATGAACTGAAGGGCACATCTGAGAGTGCCAAGGCCACCATCTCAAAGGGCACCACGCTTCAAGAGATGATTGGCTGGCTGCTCCGGAGCAAGGATCCAATGGCTGAGCAAGTGAAGGGGGCTGTGGCAACTTACCAGGAGCGAGGAAGACTTAATGAGAACCTGGAGGAGAACATGAAGGAAGCGAGGAGGGCGAAGGAGCTGTCTCTGGGATACCGACAACAGGCCGGGGCCGTCCTCACTGAGGCTGCAGAGATAGCAGGGGCCTCTCTGTAG
- the LOC115578484 gene encoding uncharacterized protein LOC115578484 isoform X1 yields MLRFLCCCCFSGGNSDTERQPLLQPRLSDLDGAGSARQTRPAHSEAQTVKRIGRLVMRRVCVPELDQRFCDMAETFNEQQERYESMVRHIRNLRQICGCNHNDSLALAECLGRIREEHEAKYRISLKIKGYDFSLDVVPVGFGGGSEEEPMPPHLRLAQDELKGTSESAKATISKGTTLQEMIGWLLRSKDPMAEQVKGAVATYQERGRLNENLEENMKEARRAKELSLGYRQQAGAVLTEAAEIAGASL; encoded by the exons ATGCTCcgttttctctgctgctgctgcttctcagGTGGAAACTCCGACACCGAG AGGCAGCCTCTCCTGCAGCCCAGACTGTCAGACCTGGATGGAGCTGGATCAGCCAGGCAGACCCGGCCGGCACACAGTG AAGCACAGACCGTGAAGCGTATCGGCAGGCTGGTGATGAGGCGAGTCTGTGTGCCAGAGCTGGACCAGAGGTTTTGTGACATGGCTGAGACCTTCAATGAACAGCAGGAGCGCTATGAGTCCATGGTCCGACACATCAGAAACCTGCGACAGATCTGCGGCTGCAACCACAATGACAGCTTAGCTTTGGCTGAATGTCTGGGGAGGATCAGAGAGGAGCATG AGGCCAAGTACAGGATCTCCCTCAAGATTAAGGGCTACGACTTCTCCCTCGATGTGGTTCCTGTAGGGTTTGGTGGGGGAAGTGAAGAGGAACCGATGCCTCCACATCTGCGACTGGCTCAGGATGAACTGAAGGGCACATCTGAGAGTGCCAAGGCCACCATCTCAAAGGGCACCACGCTTCAAGAGATGATTGGCTGGCTGCTCCGGAGCAAGGATCCAATGGCTGAGCAAGTGAAGGGGGCTGTGGCAACTTACCAGGAGCGAGGAAGACTTAATGAGAACCTGGAGGAGAACATGAAGGAAGCGAGGAGGGCGAAGGAGCTGTCTCTGGGATACCGACAACAGGCCGGGGCCGTCCTCACTGAGGCTGCAGAGATAGCAGGGGCCTCTCTGTAG